One Deinococcus sp. LM3 genomic region harbors:
- the trmH gene encoding tRNA (guanosine(18)-2'-O)-methyltransferase TrmH: MTPERYAKIMRVLSRRQPTLTVLMDQVNKPHNLSAIIRTCDAVGVLEAHAVAPKGGKLAEFEGHTFEATSGSAHKWVTVNRHQDAAQAVRDLQAQGVQVLATHLSQRSVDYRDADYTRPTCVLLGAEKWGVGDEAADAADGNIIIPMFGMVQSLNVSVAAATILFEAQRQRLAAGMYDTPQLTPQALADRAFEWAYPDLAPAYRERGEAYPALDEHGQILA; encoded by the coding sequence ATGACCCCGGAGCGTTACGCGAAAATCATGCGGGTGCTGAGCCGACGCCAGCCGACCCTGACCGTCCTGATGGACCAGGTGAACAAACCCCACAACCTGTCCGCCATCATCCGCACCTGCGACGCCGTCGGCGTCCTCGAGGCGCACGCCGTCGCCCCGAAGGGCGGGAAACTCGCGGAATTCGAGGGGCACACCTTCGAGGCCACGAGCGGCAGCGCCCACAAGTGGGTGACCGTCAACCGCCACCAGGACGCCGCGCAGGCTGTGCGTGACCTGCAGGCGCAGGGCGTGCAGGTGCTCGCCACGCACCTCTCGCAGCGCAGCGTGGACTACCGCGACGCCGACTACACCCGCCCCACCTGCGTGCTGCTGGGCGCCGAGAAATGGGGCGTGGGCGACGAGGCCGCCGACGCCGCCGACGGGAACATCATCATTCCCATGTTCGGCATGGTGCAGAGCCTGAACGTCTCTGTGGCGGCCGCGACCATCCTGTTCGAAGCGCAGCGCCAGCGCCTCGCCGCCGGAATGTACGACACGCCCCAGCTGACCCCCCAGGCCCTCGCGGACCGCGCCTTCGAATGGGCGTACCCGGACCTCGCCCCCGCCTACCGCGAACGTGGCGAAGCCTACCCCGCCCTGGACGAGCACGGGCAGATCCTCGCCTGA
- a CDS encoding 2,3-bisphosphoglycerate-independent phosphoglycerate mutase gives MSDLLDTIRDLAKPTDSKILMVVLDGIGGLPLETNGDTELAAASTPNLDALAAQSQLGQIELVGAGITPGSGPGHLSLFGYDPLKYIVGRGALSAVGIGVKLGAGDVAVRGNFATLGEGRSVLDRRAGRPSDEKNAEIVTKLKAAIPDIDGTPVEIYTESEHRFVVVFRANGGAPLGANLSDVDPQATGVPPMTAQAHDDASQKTAGLVNAFVQRAEAALKDETQVNGVLFRGYSDVPHFPSFDAAYQLKAACIASYPMYKGLASLVGMDVLTVQGEEDALDGKVQALRDNWDKYDFFYFHVKKTDSTGEDGDFKAKVKKIELFDALLPQLLALNPDVIAIVGDHSTPSRLATHSWHPVPVLIRSNYGRKDLAQRYTEDEAQRGSLGLRKGTDLMPLLMANALKLNKYGA, from the coding sequence ATGAGCGACCTTCTGGATACCATCCGCGACCTCGCCAAACCCACCGACAGCAAGATCCTGATGGTCGTCCTCGACGGCATCGGCGGCCTCCCCCTCGAAACGAACGGCGACACCGAACTCGCCGCCGCCAGCACCCCCAACCTCGACGCACTGGCCGCGCAGAGCCAGCTCGGACAGATCGAACTCGTCGGCGCGGGCATCACGCCCGGCAGCGGCCCCGGCCACCTCAGCCTCTTCGGGTACGACCCCCTGAAGTACATCGTCGGACGCGGCGCCCTCAGTGCCGTCGGCATCGGCGTGAAACTCGGCGCCGGTGACGTCGCCGTGCGCGGCAACTTCGCCACCCTCGGCGAGGGCCGCAGCGTCCTCGACCGCCGCGCGGGCCGCCCCAGCGACGAGAAGAACGCCGAGATCGTCACCAAACTCAAGGCCGCCATCCCCGACATCGACGGCACCCCCGTCGAGATCTACACCGAAAGCGAACACCGCTTCGTGGTCGTCTTCCGCGCGAACGGCGGCGCCCCCCTTGGCGCGAACCTCAGCGACGTCGACCCCCAGGCGACCGGCGTGCCCCCCATGACCGCCCAGGCCCACGACGACGCCAGCCAGAAAACCGCAGGGCTCGTCAACGCCTTCGTGCAGCGCGCCGAAGCCGCCCTCAAAGACGAGACGCAGGTCAACGGCGTCCTCTTCCGCGGGTACAGCGACGTCCCCCACTTCCCCAGCTTCGACGCCGCCTACCAGCTCAAAGCCGCCTGCATCGCCAGCTACCCCATGTACAAAGGCCTCGCCAGCCTCGTCGGCATGGACGTCCTCACCGTGCAGGGCGAAGAAGACGCCCTCGACGGCAAAGTCCAGGCGCTGCGCGACAACTGGGACAAGTACGACTTCTTCTACTTCCACGTCAAGAAAACCGACAGCACCGGCGAAGACGGCGACTTCAAAGCCAAAGTCAAGAAGATCGAACTCTTCGACGCCCTCCTCCCCCAGCTCCTCGCGCTGAATCCCGACGTCATCGCCATCGTCGGCGACCACAGCACCCCCAGCCGACTCGCCACGCACTCCTGGCACCCCGTTCCCGTCCTCATCCGCAGCAACTACGGCCGCAAGGACCTCGCCCAGCGCTACACCGAAGACGAAGCCCAAAGGGGCAGCCTCGGCCTGCGCAAAGGCACCGACCTCATGCCGCTCCTCATGGCCAACGCCCTCAAACTCAACAAGTACGGCGCGTAA
- a CDS encoding PLP-dependent aminotransferase family protein, translated as MPTPPSPTDAPHWAALLRGWRDLPGPLHTRLHTHLQHAIERGELTPGQRLPAERTLATLLGISRATAVTALDDLTASGHLTRHVGRGTHVAPTAPRAQPLLTLRTPIGTAHPSEIDLTIAVPLLTDQQRARLRAAAQHAHYDSPYHPHGLPDLRDLIAQQYTHAGLPTTPEQILITSGAQQAISLTATTLLRRGDHALLETPTYFGAIDVFRAAGATLTGVPVTPHGVNPDTFTTLARTHHPRLAFLTPTHQNPTSTTLPPHARAQLAAFIHDTHLPTIEDDTLTDLGFTDQPPPPRLSTHAPHAPIINVGSLSKLYWAGLRIGWMRLPPTLAAPLTQAKTLTDFGSSQPAQHLAQHLLQDLPTLISERRAAITPARDHLAHLLRTHLPDWTFTTPPGGQFLWITLPTPTASAYTHHAARHGLRLYPGASMGVTPLPDQYLRIPFTLHPDHIPEAVTRLARAWAEFTSRGSERLA; from the coding sequence ATGCCCACGCCGCCCAGCCCCACCGACGCGCCCCACTGGGCCGCCCTGCTGCGCGGCTGGCGCGACCTCCCCGGCCCCCTCCACACCCGCCTGCACACCCACCTCCAGCACGCCATCGAACGCGGGGAACTCACACCCGGACAGCGCCTCCCCGCCGAACGCACCCTCGCCACGCTCCTCGGCATCAGCCGCGCCACCGCCGTCACCGCCCTCGACGACCTCACCGCCAGCGGCCACCTCACCCGGCACGTCGGACGCGGCACCCACGTCGCCCCCACCGCCCCCCGCGCCCAACCCCTCCTGACGCTGCGCACCCCCATCGGCACCGCCCACCCCAGCGAGATCGACCTCACCATCGCCGTCCCCCTCCTCACCGACCAGCAGCGCGCCCGCCTGCGCGCCGCCGCGCAACACGCCCACTACGACAGCCCCTACCACCCCCACGGCCTCCCCGACCTGCGCGACCTCATCGCCCAGCAGTACACCCACGCCGGCCTCCCCACCACCCCCGAACAGATCCTCATCACCAGCGGCGCCCAGCAGGCCATCTCCCTGACCGCCACCACCCTCCTCCGCCGAGGCGACCACGCCCTCCTCGAAACCCCCACCTACTTCGGAGCCATCGACGTCTTCCGCGCCGCCGGCGCCACCCTCACCGGCGTACCCGTCACCCCACACGGCGTGAACCCCGACACCTTCACCACCCTCGCCCGCACCCACCACCCCCGCCTCGCCTTCCTCACCCCCACCCACCAGAACCCCACCAGCACCACCCTCCCCCCCCACGCCCGCGCCCAACTCGCCGCATTCATCCACGACACGCACCTCCCCACCATCGAAGACGACACCCTCACCGACCTCGGCTTCACCGACCAACCCCCACCCCCACGCCTCAGCACCCACGCCCCACACGCCCCCATCATCAACGTCGGCTCCCTCAGCAAGCTCTACTGGGCCGGCCTCCGCATCGGCTGGATGCGCCTCCCACCCACCCTCGCCGCACCCCTCACCCAGGCCAAAACCCTCACCGACTTCGGCAGCAGCCAACCCGCCCAGCACCTCGCCCAGCACCTCCTGCAAGACCTCCCCACCCTCATCAGTGAGCGCCGCGCCGCCATCACCCCCGCCCGCGACCACCTCGCCCACCTCCTGCGCACCCACCTCCCCGACTGGACCTTCACCACCCCACCCGGCGGACAATTCCTCTGGATCACCCTCCCCACCCCCACCGCCAGCGCCTACACCCACCACGCCGCCCGCCACGGCCTGCGCCTCTACCCCGGCGCCAGCATGGGCGTCACACCCCTCCCCGACCAGTACCTCCGCATCCCCTTCACCCTCCACCCCGACCACATCCCCGAAGCGGTCACGCGACTCGCACGGGCCTGGGCGGAGTTCACGAGCCGGGGGAGTGAGCGGCTGGCGTGA